Genomic DNA from Carnobacteriaceae bacterium zg-C25:
TCTGTGCTAATGTATAATCAAGTAATTGCTTTCCTTCGTCGTCCGAAGTGGCAAAAATGCTGATGTCATCATATTCGATCGACAGCGCAAGTGCGCCTTTAACACACAAATATAATGCATCGTCGTAAACGTACTCAATTTTTTGTATTGCTTTCTGTAATTTCATAAATACCTCTATCTAAATAACTTTAGCATGCCTATCATAAAGAAAACGATATATGCCAATAACCCGATTAGTACAAAAAATGTTGATGGCTGAATGCCATAAACGGCTTTAACGACTAAACTTTGCGTCGTTTGCATTTCATTCACACGTAACAATTGGTTATTGTAACGCGGTGCCGTTGCAAAAAACACCCCACCAATATTGCCTTTTATCGAAAACATATACGTTTCATTCATCGCTAATTGACTGTTTTCCACATTTAGCGGACGATTCGACACGTTTGCTAAAGAAATCGTCACTTTACTTTTTGTATCATTCAACAGTTGGAAAAGTGTTGTTGCGTTAGAAAGGATGACTTGATTATCTTTGTTTCTAATTTCCCACTCAACTGCGGTATCTTCAACTACGTTATTTTGAATGTTCATTTCGATTTGATTTAGTCCAAATCCATCAGGAATAATGGTTTGAGTTAGCGTCATTTGTTCACCACGATTCCCTAACAGTGCATATTCTGTACTCGCATCTGCTTTAGTGCTATATAAACTGCGCGTGTTTGAACTCATCGAACTAAGTAGCGCACCCAATATGACGAATAGAACTAATGCTATTTTTTTAAATTTCATTTTTTTCATTCCTTAATACGCATTTTTATAAGCTTGAGCCACTTCTTTCGTATCGCCATACATTTTGACAACACCTTTTTCAAGCCATAGTGCTTTATTACAAATTTTTTCAACTTGCTCAATACTATGTGACACAAACAGAATGGTCGTTTCGCCGTCCATCATTTTTTGAATGCGTTGCTCACATTTTTCTTGGAAACGGTAATCTCCAACGGATAACACTTCATCCACAATTAAAATGTCTGGTTTGCCGATTGTTGCAATCGCAAAGGCTAACCGCGCTAACATACCGGATGAAAAGTTTTTGATTGGCACGTCCATAAATTCGTGTAATTCTGCAAAATCTACAATATCGTCATAAAATTGTGACATTTCTTTTCGTGAATACCCTAAAATTGCTCCGTTTAAAAAGACATTTTCATTCGCTGTTAAATCGAAATCAAATCCGGCGCCTAATTCAATAAGTGGCGCCATTGTTCCTACTACTTTTTTAGTGCCGCTAACGGGTTTTAAAACGCCCGCAACCACTTTGAGCAAGGTACTTTTTCCGCTACCGTTTAATCCAATTAACCCAACGGCTTCGCCTTTTTTGACTTTTAAAGACACTTGATTTAACGCTAAAAAGGTATCCATTTGAATGTCACCTTTTAATTTTTTAATCATGTACTCTTTTAAGTTATCAATTTTTTCGCGAGACATATTAAATTTAATTGATACGTTATCGATATCGACTACATACGTCATACGATCACCTCTTAAATATATAAAATGAATGTATCTTGTATTTTATAAAATACACGTAACCCAAGTGCTAACATCACGAATGCAGCAACCGTACTATACGCTAATGTGAAGAGTGTTGGCATTTGTCCATATATCGTCACATCTCTAAAAAAAATCAAAATTTGTGTAAGCGGGTTAAACAAAACAATTCGTGAAATGACAGATGGCAATATGGATACGTTATAAATGACTGGCATCATATACATTAATACCGTTAGGATAACACTGTATAAGTGGATAATATCTCTGAATTTCACGACTAAACTTGCTAGCATCAGACCAACACCTAACGAAAAAATCGTTAATAACACAATCGGTATGATGGCTAATATAATTGTCGCGTGTAATTCGGCGCGGGTGACGATCATCACGATAATGAGCGCAGAAAACGATGACAAAATATTAATCAAACTTGAAATGATTTTAGATAAAGTAAATAAATATTTTGGAATGTATATTTTTTTAATTAATGCCGCATTGGAATAGATGGATGACATCGCTAAACTGGTTGATTCGGAAAAGAAATTAAAAATTAATTGGCCACTTAAAATATAGAGTGGATAATTTTCAATGTTAAAGCGAAATAGGTGTGAAAATACAACGGATAACACGACCATCATCATCAACGGATTGAGCAACGTCCAAAACACCCCAAGAACAGACTTGCGATAACGTAATTTGACATCGCGCATCACTAATTCGATTAATAGTGGGGTATATCTTTTAAATATTTCAATACTCTCTTTCATATACAAATTCCTTTACAAATTAAACTATCATCTATTATACCATGTTACATATGGAAAAGCGCATTTTAAAAAAATTTTTACATCTGTTGCTATATATTGGCGTATTTTATTTTTATGAACGTTCCTAGTTGTCCTATGACAAATTGAGGCGTATAATATCATTTATATTGAGGAGGCGTGTTATGAAATACATCATCACATTTATTTGGGCGCTTATTATTGCACAAGTTACATTTTACTTGGGCGCGCAACTAACTCAAATGAGTTATAACGCTATGCATGCGGTTTATTTAGCGATTGGCGCAACCGTTACTGTTATTTTAGCAACAAAAATTTTACCGCCAGTCCAAAAAGCACCACAGGAAGAACACCATTAAGACGATGTTAGTCGCATCAAAAAGGAACACGTTAACGTTTCAAAAACTTAACGTGTTCCTTTTTCTATACGCTTTATTCAATCGTTGGCACCCACGTAGTGATACGTGCGTTCATACTTTTAGCGTACCACAAAAATGATACATACGCCCTACACTCATCATTGTTGTTTTATCATCTTTTATACACAAAATGTGTTAGCGGATTGTCTCCACTAACACATTTTTATAGTTTTCATTATCTTTGTCGACGTCGATACATCATAGCTGACACACCGATACATCCTAGTCCGATAACACTTAATACAGAAGATAAAATCGTATTTGACCCTGTTTGTGGTAGCATCTCTTTTACAGGAGATGGTACTTTATTTTCCACTGGAGGTACGTTTGCGTTATCAGTTGGCTGACTTGGTTGAGTAGGCGGTGTTTCCATTTCATTTGATGGATTCTCCGGCTGTTCAGGTGTCGGTGGTGTTGGTTGCGGTGGTAGTTTTGGTTCATGATATGTATTTACAAAAATCAAAGCATCTACCGTATTATCGTACATCACATTTGCAACAAGTTGGTTGTTGTCACCTTTTGTCACTTCGACAAGCACGTGTTTTTCACTTGCATCATACGTTACGTTGGCTTGATTGTCGTTTTTCTCTGTGATGGTGTACGTGAATGCACCCACTTCATTAAACGTTTGGGCACCAAACGTTACACTACCGTCTGCTTTATTCGTTGCCGTTGCGATAACTTGTCCGTTTTGTTTCAATTCGAATGTGAATTGGTCATTTGTTAATGCTTTGCCATTCAACACTTTTGTTGCTTGTAACGTCACTTGCACTGGTGTTGCTTGCGGTTGTGTATATACGTTTGTGAATGTTGGTACTGTCGCTGAATTGTCATACATCACGTTTGCAACAAGTTGATTGTTGTCATCTTTTGTCACTTCAACAAGCACGTGTTTTTCACTTGCGTCATACGTTACGTTGGCTTGGTTGTCGTTTTTCTCTGTGATGGTGTAAGTAAATGCACCTACTTCATTAAACGTTTGTGCATCAAACGTTACACTACCGTCGGCTTTGTTCATCGCCGTTGCGACAACTTGTCCGTTTTGTTTCAATTCAAATGTGAATTGGTTGTCTGTTAATGTTTTACCATTCAATACTTTAGTTGCTTGGAACGTTACATCAACAGGTGTGGCTTGCGGTTGCGTGTATGTATTTGTAAACGTTGGTACTGTTGCTGTGTTATCGTACATCACATTTGCAACAAGTTGATTATTGTCACCTTTTGTCACTTCAACAAGCACGTTTTTTTCACTTGCATCGTACGTCACGTTGGCTTGGTTGTCATTTTTCTCTGTGATGGTGTAAGTAAATGCACCCACTTCGTTAAACGTTTGTGCATCAAACGTTACGCTACCGTCTACTTTATTCGTTGCCGTTGCGATAACTTGTCCATTTTGTTTCAATTCAAATGTGAATTGGTCATCTGTTAACGCTTTGCCATTCAACACTTTTGTTGCTTGCAACGTCACTTGTACTGGTGTTGCTTGCGGTTGTGTATATACGTTTGTGAATGTTGGTACTGTCGTTGAATTGTCATACATCACGTTCGCAACAAGTTGATTGTTATCATCTTTTGTCACTTCGACAAGCACATGTTTTTCACTTGTGTCATACGTTACGTTGGCTTGGTTGTCGTTTTTCTCTGTGATGGTGTACGTGAATGCACCCACTTCGTTAAACGTTTGTGCATCAAACGTTACACTACCGTCTGTTTTATTCGTTGCAGTCGCAATAACTTGTCCGTTTTGTTTCAATTCAAATGTGAATTGGTCATTTGTTAATGCTTTGCCATTCAACACTTTTGTTGCTTGTAACGTCACTTGCACTGGTGTTGCTTGCGGTTGCGTGTATGTATTTGTAAACGTTGGTACTGTTGCCACGTTATCGTACATGACATTTGCAACAAGTTGATTGTTGTCATCTTTTGTCACTTCAACAAGCACGTGTTTTTCACTTGCATCATACGTTACATTAGCTTGGTTGTCGTTTTTCTCTGTGATGGTGTACGTGAATGCACCCACTTCGTTAAAGGTTTGTGCATCAAACGTTACACTACCGTCTGCTTTATTCGTTGCCGTTGAGATAACTTGTCCGTTTTGTTTCAATTCGAATGTGAATTGGTCATTTGTTAATGCTTTGCCATTCAACACTTTTGTTGCTTGTAACGTCACTTGTACTGGTGTTGCTTGAGGTTGTGTATAGGTGTTTGTAAATGTTGGTACGGTTGCTGTGTTATCGTACATCACGTTCGCAACAAGTTGGTTGTTGTCATCTTTTACAACTTCGACAAGCACGTGTTTTTCACTTGTGTCATACGTCACGTTCGCTTGATTATCGTTTTTCTCTGTGATGGTGTACGTGAATGCACCTACTTCGTTAAACGTTTGGGCATCAAACGTTACACTACCGTCGGCGTTATTCGTTGCCGTTGCGATAACTTGTCCGTTTTGTTTCAATTCAAATGTGAATTGGTCATTTGTTAACGCCTTGCCATTCAACACTTTTGTTGCTTGTAATACGACATCAACGGGTTTGACAGCTTCACCTTTTTTATTAGAGATATTCATTCGAACAGGCGTTTGCGCTTCTGTCATTTCAGCACGTTTTGGATTAACGTCTAAAACATACCCAGCTTTCGCCTTTTTCTCAACAATGCTATATGTGCCGGGCGCTAATTTTGGCGTTGTTGCAACACCTTTACTATCCGTTGTAATTTCATAAGATACCGATGCATCGTCTTCTTTTGTAACGACGAATACGACACCTTCTAATAACGTTGTTGCATCATCAGCATCAAACTTTGTAATTTGAATTTTCCCCGCTAAATCAGATTCAATAGTTGCACCGGCTTTTTGAACCGCAACTTGTCCTATTGTATGCTCTGTTGCAGTGTTTTCACGACCGAGTTGAGATTCAAACGTTCTTTGCGCCTGACCACCGACTAATAAAGATACTGCATTTTTAATTTCAGTTTGATCCCCTGGGTTAGTTGTACGATAATTTAAAAGGTAGCTGTTTGTCCCTACTGCATTTCCTAAGTTTAATTCAAACGCTGTTCCACCATTTTTAAACGTTAATAATGCCATTGTCCCAGCTGGTGCTGCATCAAATTCAGCGT
This window encodes:
- a CDS encoding ABC transporter permease encodes the protein MKESIEIFKRYTPLLIELVMRDVKLRYRKSVLGVFWTLLNPLMMMVVLSVVFSHLFRFNIENYPLYILSGQLIFNFFSESTSLAMSSIYSNAALIKKIYIPKYLFTLSKIISSLINILSSFSALIIVMIVTRAELHATIILAIIPIVLLTIFSLGVGLMLASLVVKFRDIIHLYSVILTVLMYMMPVIYNVSILPSVISRIVLFNPLTQILIFFRDVTIYGQMPTLFTLAYSTVAAFVMLALGLRVFYKIQDTFILYI
- a CDS encoding ABC transporter ATP-binding protein, with translation MTYVVDIDNVSIKFNMSREKIDNLKEYMIKKLKGDIQMDTFLALNQVSLKVKKGEAVGLIGLNGSGKSTLLKVVAGVLKPVSGTKKVVGTMAPLIELGAGFDFDLTANENVFLNGAILGYSRKEMSQFYDDIVDFAELHEFMDVPIKNFSSGMLARLAFAIATIGKPDILIVDEVLSVGDYRFQEKCEQRIQKMMDGETTILFVSHSIEQVEKICNKALWLEKGVVKMYGDTKEVAQAYKNAY
- a CDS encoding YjzD family protein is translated as MKYIITFIWALIIAQVTFYLGAQLTQMSYNAMHAVYLAIGATVTVILATKILPPVQKAPQEEHH